In Quercus lobata isolate SW786 chromosome 12, ValleyOak3.0 Primary Assembly, whole genome shotgun sequence, a genomic segment contains:
- the LOC115969838 gene encoding probable aspartyl protease At4g16563, producing the protein MASLLLCFILCFSSLSVTLSEQLLLLPLTHSLSKNQFNSTHHLLKSTSTRSSMRFHNHHHHKKLNKQQQQVSLPLSPGSDYTLSFTIGSNPPQPISLYMDTGSDLVWFPCSPFECILCEGKSTTTTPPPKLSKNATVSCKSPACSAAHTSLSSSDLCAISHCPLDYIETSDCSSFSCPPFYYAYGDGSLIARLYKDSLSVPTSSVPSMLLPNFTFGCAHTTLGEPIGVAGFGPGLLSLPAQIATVSPQLGNRFSYCLVSHSFNQYRVHRPSPLILGRYEDKERKDNSGFDGSDSAEFVYTSMLDNPSHPYFYSVGLKGISVGKRNIAAPEIVKRLDRRGNGGTVVDSGTTFTMLPASLYNSLVAEFDRRVGRVHERASEVEDKTGLGPCYYYDGKVVNVPAVVLHFVGNGSSVALPRRNYFYEFLDGDKKKNVGCLMLMNGGDDEELSGGPGAILGNYQQQGFEIVYDLEKKRVGFARRQCSSLWDKLNQNQS; encoded by the coding sequence ATGGCTTCCTTGTTGCTCTGTTTCATACTCTGTTTCTCAAGCTTATCTGTTACCTTATCAGAGCAGCTTCTGCTATTACCTCTAACTCATTCCCTTTCCAAAAACCAATTCAACAGTACACACCACCTCCTCAAATCCACTTCCACTCGCTCCTCCATGCGCttccacaaccaccaccaccacaaaaaactcaacaaacaacaacaacaagtcTCTCTTCCACTCTCACCAGGCAGCGACTACACACTTTCTTTCACAATCGGCTCCAACCCTCCACAACCCATCTCTCTCTACATGGACACTGGCTCCGACCTCGTCTGGTTCCCTTGCTCCCCTTTTGAATGCATTCTCTGCGAAGGAAAATCCACCACCACAACCCCACCACCAAAACTCTCCAAAAACGCCACCGTTTCATGCAAGTCCCCAGCTTGCTCCGCCGCGCACACTTCTCTCTCCTCCTCTGATCTCTGCGCCATTTCTCATTGTCCTTTAGACTATATCGAAACCTCTGATTGTTCCTCTTTCTCTTGCCCACCTTTCTACTACGCTTACGGTGATGGAAGCTTAATAGCTCGCCTTTACAAAGACAGTTTATCTGTACCCACCTCCTCTGTTCCTTCTATGCTTCTTCCAAATTTCACTTTTGGGTGTGCCCACACAACTCTCGGTGAGCCAATTGGTGTGGCTGGGTTCGGCCCTGGCTTGCTTTCTTTGCCAGCTCAAATCGCTACTGTCTCTCCTCAACTCGGTAACCGATTCTCTTATTGCTTGGTCTCTCACTCCTTTAATCAGTACCGAGTTCATCGTCCGAGTCCACTCATTCTCGGCCGCTACGAAGACAAGGAAAGGAAGGACAACTCGGGTTTTGATGGGTCTGACTCAGCTGAGTTTGTGTACACCTCCATGCTCGACAACCCGAGTCATCCTTACTTTTACAGCGTTGGACTCAAGGGAATCTCCGTGGGAAAGAGGAATATTGCGGCACCGGAGATTGTGAAACGGCTTGACCGGAGAGGGAACGGCGGGACGGTTGTGGACTCGGGGACAACGTTCACGATGTTGCCGGCGAGTCTTTACAACTCGTTGGTGGCTGAGTTCGACCGGCGAGTCGGGCGAGTTCACGAGCGAGCGAGTGAGGTGGAGGACAAGACGGGACTAGGGCCGTGTTATTATTACGATGGCAAGGTTGTGAATGTGCCTGCCGTGGTTTTGCACTTCGTTGGGAACGGATCCAGTGTGGCGCTACCTAGGAGAAACTATTTCTACGAGTTTTTGGACGGTGATAAGAAGAAGAACGTTGGGTGTTTGATGTTGATGAACGGTGGAGATGACGAGGAGTTGAGTGGTGGGCCCGGGGCTATTCTTGGAAATTATCAGCAACAAGGGTTCGAAATTGTTTATGAtttggaaaaaaagagagttggGTTTGCGAGGAGACAGTGCTCATCGCTTTGGGATAAGCTGAACCAGAACCAAAGCTAA